Genomic segment of Arachis hypogaea cultivar Tifrunner chromosome 16, arahy.Tifrunner.gnm2.J5K5, whole genome shotgun sequence:
tagtatatatataaaaaatatatgtaaatttcacaaactttTAAAAGTAAATGGTTATTTTCAACTAATAAAATATGGTTATGTCAAATTTAACATTAAACTAATctaaataattaatcttaaattaaaaaaataaacatttaaataGTCTAAATAGTCAATTTAATGTTTTACTGCACATCTAAATAGttttgaaatagaaaaataaaaaataaataaaatttactcAAAGCAATGtaattttgaatgaatttgaatccgaaaaaaaaaaaaaaaaacgtactCAGTAACGTCCAATACATACCCAAAACATATTTTTACCTAAAACTTTGTTACGTGTGTATTCGAGCGTATCTGTACCTGTCACATATGAGTACATTGCCAAAAAGCAATTACACCTCTAATTGTGCATATGTTGAATTTTAATTGTGCGCAAAAACATAATTGAATTTTGGGCATCTATTCACAAGTACCAGTAAGGACAATACCCGGTGCAGCCTTGTTGCCCAAATGGTTATGCCAACCATTTAGCAGTACCCTGTAACCATCACAGTTTGGTTTTTGCTATAGTTTTTGGAGCTtgccttctttttatttttcagggTTTGCTTTATTATCTTCTTAGCCTACTTAATGTtgctcattattttttttttaatttgtacctAGGTTTTGCTACTGGATTGCCAGTCCATACAAAAGAAAACAGCATTATTCCTGAAATTCCAGCAACTGTCGCTGCTGTCAAAAACCCTTCCTCTAAGATTGTATACGATGAACACAATCATGAACGATATCCTCCTGGTGACCCAAGCAAGAGGGCATTTGCCTACTTTGTCCTAACAGGTGGTAGATTTGTCTATGCCTCTCTTGTCCGTCTCCTTATCCTCAAGTTTGTGCTCAGCATGTCAGCCAGTAAGGATGTTCTTGCTCTGGCTTCACTTGAAGTTGATCTCTCCAGCATTGAGCCAGGCACCACTGTGACTGTTAAGTGGCGTGGAAAGCCTGTGTTCATCAGGCGCAGAACAGAAGATGATATTAAGCTGGCAAACAGCGTTGATGTTGGATCTCTTCGCGATCCCCAGCAGGATGCGGAGAGAGTCAAGAACCCCGAGTGGCTCATTGTGATTGGGGTTTGCACACATTTGGGTTGTATCCCCTTGCCAAATGCTGGTGACTTTGGTGGTTGGTTTTGCCCTTGCCATGGCTCACATTATGATATTTCTGGCAGAATTAGAAAGGGACCAGCGCCATACAATCTGGAGGTACCAACTTATACCTTCTTGGAAGAGAACAAGTTGCTAATTGGTTGAAAGACGCAGGAAACTAACTACCTGCTGCACCGGTTTACAAttgttttatttcaatttattcGATAATGTCGAAACACGGCGTCGACATCTCTTGCTCGAGTACTTATTTGGTTTGTTTAACAAGTGTTTATGCTGCTCGGAAATTTAACTGTTTCTGTTTGGCGTGTGACCTATATGACTATATCAATAATCGCCTGCCTTTTTGCTTGTTGACATTGTTTGTCATATGCTTTCATTAGTTGATGACTTCAGGCGTATTGTATAATTATAGCAATGATACTTTTAGATGATCTAGAAATAAAATTCTGCTGAAGCAGCAAAATTTAAGGAATTTAGTTAATGTGAATCGAGTTCTTTTGGTCACTGAATCATAATGATTTGCGGCAAATGATTGAATCggattcttgtttttcttttgtgtgataacatgatttttttttttcgtggTAACAGATTACATGAGTGTGTTTAAAACTTTCTACACAGTGACAGTGTATACAAATTAAAATTGCCGTTTACAGTGTTATTAGCTATTCCGGTATTGTCAAGTTGAGAAATTCAGTCacctgagctctgataccatgtgaaTGTAATGAAGAGTAATAGAGAAAAAATAGTCACGGAAAGAGTAATTTTGAAGAGAGTATTGAATGATTAGTAAATTGTATCATACAACAGAATAGAGTATATGCTTTTGGATACATTTCAAGTGCACCGGGAGTACTCGTGTTCtaattgttttaaccgttgatctgaattataaaaaaaatatataatacatattaattaaaattaacggttaaaataactggtGCACCGGTACTCCCCGATACATTTGaaatgtttcctatgcttttataCTAAGGAATAAGGCCAATGCTAGCACGAGGAAGTGATATTTTTTCCTAAGGTAAGGAAATTGCGTGGTGTACTGGTGTAGCTCATTGTGTGACACATGGGTTTGCGTGACTATACGTGCAGACATTGTCTGCTACTGGTGACTGACAAGGCAGGGGTTTGTCTGGAGTGAGTTAATTAGGAGAGTTTAATTATTGTTTAATGAAGGTGTGTTATTTATTGGGCTTTTTGGCATTTTGTGGGTGTAATTTTTGTATTGATTAGCCTTTTTGTTAGGTTATTGAGTGAGGAATGAAGATTGTAGTCTTTTTTGTTTGTAAAGTATATCCGTATATCTGATCTGTTAAAATTTTTGTGCAAGAAGATGGGTTTTTTGGGCACGAaccgaaaacaaaataaatgaacaTATGGAAAcaattttttgataaaataatatttgGTTTCCTTtataaaaagtgaattatataatttaaaaatgaaattgtgaagcaaaattaaaatgaaaattacTTCGAATTGAAATTAACATAtggaaatatattttttcttattttaaaagttGATAGAGGGAGAAATTAATTCTAGATAAtaattctctttaatttattgttatacttctatttattatattttgttaacaaaaaataatttcgaTTTAAGGATCACATTAATAAAAGATGAATGAAAAGTAGGAAGGAATAGGGGGAAgaagaatattattattattattattattattattattattattattattattattattattattatggatgGAGTGTTTAGGATTTTTAATTTAGGATTTATAGTTTAAGATTAGGTTAGGATTGATGTATTTTGGATTTGGAGTTACAATTTAGggtatgtttttaaaaatttaggatttaggatgtAAGGTTTAGAGATTAAGGTTTGtaatttagtttgattttatgaaaatatttttatttttatcttaagaattttattaaaaaacataaaaacaatgaaaaatataattttatcattttatattgttatgttattttataaattttaaaataaaaaatttgaaaaattagttttttaaacgTATAAATTTGTTatgaattgatttttattatcaataatatacctatttaaattttcaaatcaaattgttTTGACATATTCACTGACCAAATAACGAGTTTTGCGAAACTATAATTGTGGTAGAGATTTGAAGTTCCTACTCTAGTAACTATGGCTGCGTTTATTTACAAGGATATATAGACAGATATATAAAATCATGTTTGGCACATAAAATATGAAcagaaatattatatttaaagacactaaattagtatattttatgttTATCCTGATAAAAAAGACACTGGAATATTAACGagagacacaatttattttttatttttttcattatttttattaattttttataattatactttttattattatatttttctttctaaattttttgaatgaaaataaattgaattttttataatttgttctagtttattaccaaacaaaatacaaaaatactaatctttatatctttgttttttttatattgttcttAATATCTTGTTTTATTCAGTTCTCAAAATTAAAGATAGCTTATTATGAGAAAATTTTCGCTATGAAAATGaataatcttttattttcttttttttttttctgattttaattcttttatttagtGCTTCCAAGTTTCTAGTGATACCAATAACATTGACACATTGTAGCAACATGCAATACGAAAACTATTGATTACAcaatacaaatattattattattattattattattattattattattttgggaaAAAGAAGGAGTCTAAGCCCAACAAACACAAAACTCACTACACTAGATTCTCAGTAGTTAATATGTGTGGATTAGCGATTTAGCGTTTGTCAGTctaaaatttgaataaatttaattttattgaattaattttGAGTAGGAGTGAATttattgtaatataatttatgtttggtaattttataCAAAACTGATTTTGATACAatgaatattatttaaaaaatagtagTTAAAATCACATTTACATAAATAATTACTAACTTAAAcatgacattaaattataatgttatccatttaaatatgtttaatttttttatattttttttagtatattttttatatagtatatttttagtacattataatttttttactgttattatttatgattattttttatttaatttgctcTAACTAATAGGATCAACAATTCATATTatggataaaaaataatttttttgtatcatTCTATCTTTTTTTAAGTATATATGAATGTTAGTTTTGCCTTTCTTTAATATTCTTTTCTTATGGCATTTTTTAGTATTGCttttaattatgatttttattaattattactgataattaaatttttatttaatttattctttctaATAAGatcaattatttatattataaaaaaattacaataataaacaGTACAATGATAAATttcacaaaaatcaaacaaaaaatagaatttatatattttttataatactctcaatattcttttattatttaatactattttaaactataattttttattacttatcattttattattactttatgtttagctttttatttattttatcctttctagtgaaattaataatttctaagataaattttgttgtttttttttatgaaaaaaagaaCAAAGGAtagaattgattaaaaaaaaaaattctcaattaATAGTTAAATGTAAAAAGTGAAcgcataaattaaaatttttagatttggatccactaaaattttaatttaactttagagaataaagtatgatttatcactatttattttataggcGAAACTAAGAGAATatataagagaaaaaatattcaataatgagAGATCTCATtttatcctctaaaataaaaatataaaatttagaggattcaaattcaaaatttttagctTCTCATAAATATGGGTTCAGATTTTAGAGCATCATCATTCGTTACTCTCTAATTATGTCTTCTGatggttattattattacttcAATAAATTAGATCACTGAACAAACAAAAACAATTCCACCCACCATGGAACCCAACCCACCTATTATCCATTATCAAAAACTATTGGACAAGACAAAAAGAATCCACACATTAGCTGACTTAACTTGCCAATTAATTCATCATGATCACAAAATCTTTATGGACATTTTCTGCCATCTCTGCAGCAACAACAACTCATGCCTTCTTCACCTTTCCCAACTATCACTACATGCGTCTAAACCTGCTATAGCCACCACACTTCATTATGTGAGGAAGAAATTTTCATTCCTCATAATAGCATGACCCTTATACTAATGCAAGGTATGCAAACACTAACCACTCACCTTCCTCTTTCTCTGTCTCTCTTTCTAACCACTCAGCCTCTTATTCTCTCTTTAACCTTCTCATTTATCTTCTCCATCAACCTTCTCCGTCGCTGCTGTCGCAAACATCGCCACCATTATTACGAACGCTGTCGTCATTGCTGTAAATATTCTTACCATTGTTGTTTTTGCCGCTGAacctttattcttctttttcattttctcttgttctgcatttaaaattttttgtttgaattctgtttattttaaattttattacttcaagttaataattaattagtagaatttagttagtttaattttttattttagtagatTTAGGTGATTAAGATAAATTAGAATAGATTATATTAGGTTCTGAGGTTGCtggaaaatattaaattttaagttatttgcttatttttgttactGAAATTGTTTGAAAAATGTTTGACTGTATTAATAATGATTGAGCTGTTTGTATATTATCTTAAcaatgattgaaaaaattaataagttGAGAAGGGTTGATGGATATTTGGTTTAGATGAAACCCTTAAAAGGTGAAGAAATCCAAATTTTAAGGGAGATTCtatcgaaatttttataaaattttcaatgaaatcgaaaaaattaaaattatgtttttgaAAGTCTTAGAATTATATTTAAGGTTGATAGATATTTATGTTAATTGTGACAAGAATACGTTTTCccttaaaattcttattttaagtgTTTTGAGTTATTTGTTGAATTATTTTGTTATCCATACTTTTT
This window contains:
- the LOC112754985 gene encoding cytochrome b-c1 complex subunit Rieske-4, mitochondrial; the encoded protein is MLRVAAKRFSSLSSSSWRANHAASAFVSRNPIAPHYDSHDRGSAPQPQFFLPFRGFATGLPVHTKENSIIPEIPATVAAVKNPSSKIVYDEHNHERYPPGDPSKRAFAYFVLTGGRFVYASLVRLLILKFVLSMSASKDVLALASLEVDLSSIEPGTTVTVKWRGKPVFIRRRTEDDIKLANSVDVGSLRDPQQDAERVKNPEWLIVIGVCTHLGCIPLPNAGDFGGWFCPCHGSHYDISGRIRKGPAPYNLEVPTYTFLEENKLLIG